The stretch of DNA TGACGCGCTGCGACACCGAGCTGGCGATCGATACCGTCACCTGCGGGTTGACGTAATAACGCTCGCCCAGCTTGTCGGCCAGCACGTCGGCCAGCTCGACCGAGGTCTTGCCCGCGGCATGGACGCGGCCGATCAGCGGCATGGAGATATCGCCCGCCGCATCCACCGGAATGCCCTTGGCCGAAATGTCGGATTCCTGGAACACGGTGATGTCGACGGAATCGAGCGGCCCGATGCGATATTCCGGCACGCTGCCATCGTCGGTGGGAGCCGGGATCGCCTTATAGGCAGCCTCCCCCTGAGCCAGCGGCGAATGGGCGTAAGAGCCGGCGCAACCTGCCAGCAGGCAGCTCATCAGGCCAAGCAACAGCACACGGCCCGGTGCCGCACGTCCCGTTTCAGCCACCCACTCTCCCTCCACTGAGGCCTTCCTAACTTGCGACATCATGAAGCCTCAAATGCTGAGTGGAAGTCCGTAATCTTAGGTGCACCACTTGTCAGCGCGCTGTCAATTCGCAAACGCGAAAGCCAAGTGGCGAAATGCCGCAACTGCGAAATGTTGAAAAAACGCCCCGCTGTCTG from Novosphingobium sp. encodes:
- a CDS encoding polysaccharide biosynthesis/export family protein; protein product: MAETGRAAPGRVLLLGLMSCLLAGCAGSYAHSPLAQGEAAYKAIPAPTDDGSVPEYRIGPLDSVDITVFQESDISAKGIPVDAAGDISMPLIGRVHAAGKTSVELADVLADKLGERYYVNPQVTVSIASSVSQRVTVEGQVTEPGIYTIHGATSLLDAIALAKGETENAAFRQVAIVRVQNGKRFGAVFDLNRIRRGEDRDPQLLSRDVIVVGHSTGKQVWHDLLRAAPLLNVFAQF